GGTCAAATGGGCGTAAGTAGTAAGGTCCGGACGCATGCTAAACCCCTCACCTGCACCCGTTCCCAAGAATTTAACGAATTGCGGTGCTGGCCCTTCACCTAGGCGTTCCTTGGCCAGACCCATCTGCCGGAAGGCCCACCAACGGTGCGATTTCGAGAAACGATAAAAGGAAAGTAGTACCACTATTCTGCGCGCTTCAGCCATTTAAGGCGTAGAGTGGCATTTTGTTCTTCAACGGGGCGAATTACTAGCGTATCGCCGGCGAAGGAGATTTTTCGCTGCACCGTTACCCCAACTTCGGATGAATCGGAATGGGTGAGGCGGGTGTGCTCAACGATGGTATCGCCTTTAAGAAGTTCGTAGGTTCCCGTGTAGAAATAGTTGATCGGTTCGAGGTGCAAACTCACGTGCCCCGCGTTATCGTACAATAGGGTACCGGTCATGCCACCTTCCCGGTAAGGAACCCTTCCACCCGAAAGGGTGTCGGCTTTTTCCATTGCCTCTAGCTCCCAGTAACCATGCAGGAATTCAGTGCGATCGGGCTTGACCACAACGTCGTTCTCGAGGTCGTAATACAGCTTGAAAAATACGGCCACGGTCACTACGATTATGAAGATGATCATCGAAACCATGTAGGCCAAGAAGCCTTTGATCGCCACGGAAATACTTTGTTCGAAGATCTTGAGCTGTCCGTAAACCAAGTACACTATAGCCAGACCCATGCTGAGTATGGTATTGACGACGTGATTGTCAAAAAACAGGAGTTGCAATGGAGTGAGTGCGATTCCGATGACCAGAACAAAGGCGTAGAGGTACGAATAGATCAAGAGGTGTTCGGCCAAATTGTACTTGCGTTCGCGAAGGAAAACACGACTGACGATGGCGATAAAGGGTATGATACCGATCGACATCAGGTTCATGTACTTATTCATGAGTTCGGTCATGTATTCGAAAGTCACTTTTTCCTCTTCGGTATCCGGCGTTTTGAATGCTACGGCTTCCATGATGTCGAACTGCACGAATACGATCGCATTGAGCGTCGCGAAGATCAGCAGTAGGCGTATGGGGTGGTAGTAGGGCGAGCGAATGCCCGAAATGTAGTTGCGAATGAGCACACCGGGTTCCAGCAACAGCATGCGCAGGGTGGTGTTGAAACCCGAATCGTAACTAAGAAAGCTGCTGAAGAATTCTTTGAAGATCGACTTGAGGGTCAACCGTGGAGTTTTGTTGTCCTCACCACAAGCCGCACAATAGCACCCTGTCAATTCAGACCCACAATTTTCGCAGTTTTCCATTAGAATCTCACGGCTAAGTCGACTCGGATTCCAAAAGGACTCGGATTCGCCAACGGCGAGTCTTCGAGGTACGATAAGCGCCAAATCGCATCGACCCGCAGGAATTTAAAAATATTTTCAACACCGGCGCCTACTTCGTAGTAACCCTTGGTCGGAGCTTGAATGGAGTTGCCGTCCTCCGTAGTGTTGTACTCAATGTTCTCGTTAGTTAGGGAGCCGATCATACCGCGGGCCGTCACTACCTCGCGCCACTTGAGTCGACGAAATAGCGGGATCTTGTTG
This window of the Flavobacteriales bacterium genome carries:
- a CDS encoding DUF3667 domain-containing protein, whose translation is MTLKSIFKEFFSSFLSYDSGFNTTLRMLLLEPGVLIRNYISGIRSPYYHPIRLLLIFATLNAIVFVQFDIMEAVAFKTPDTEEEKVTFEYMTELMNKYMNLMSIGIIPFIAIVSRVFLRERKYNLAEHLLIYSYLYAFVLVIGIALTPLQLLFFDNHVVNTILSMGLAIVYLVYGQLKIFEQSISVAIKGFLAYMVSMIIFIIVVTVAVFFKLYYDLENDVVVKPDRTEFLHGYWELEAMEKADTLSGGRVPYREGGMTGTLLYDNAGHVSLHLEPINYFYTGTYELLKGDTIVEHTRLTHSDSSEVGVTVQRKISFAGDTLVIRPVEEQNATLRLKWLKRAE